One genomic region from Catharus ustulatus isolate bCatUst1 unplaced genomic scaffold, bCatUst1.pri.v2 scaffold_114_arrow_ctg1, whole genome shotgun sequence encodes:
- the LOC117011336 gene encoding deoxyuridine 5'-triphosphate nucleotidohydrolase-like, which produces MQIKEACGWPGKRTAERSGVQRADTSSASDPGADTGFFSQHSARTRGSAGVDVHTAATVVLDSAAVHKAPLDAFGPLGQGLSALLVGQSSATLQGTFVHPGVIDADFTGQIRAMVSIPSPPVTIPAGTRIAQLVPFRSCVLGLISEIERTVVLDLQDCHRSIGP; this is translated from the coding sequence ATGCAAATCAAGGAAGCCTGTGGCTGGCCAGGGAAACGGACAGCCGAGCGCTCTGGGGTGCAGCGCGCAGATACAAGCAGTGCCTCAGACCCCGGTGCTGACACAGGGTTCTTCAGCCAGCACTCAGCACGCACCAGGGGCTCCGCCGGCGTGGATGTACACACTGCAGCCACAGTCGTCCTAGACTCTGCCGCTGTGCATAAGGCTCCTCTGGATGCCTTTGGACCTTTGGGCCAGGGGCTGAGTGCACTGCTCGTGGGACAATCTAGTGCCACTCTCCAGGGAACCTTTGTGCACCCGGGAGTCATTGATGCAGATTTCACAGGTCAAATCCGTGCTATGGTTtccatcccttctcctcctgtcaCTATTCCCGCAGGAACGCGCATCGCTCAGCTCGTGCCTTTCCGTTCCTGTGTTCTAGGGCTGATCAGCGAGATCGAAAGGACGGTGGTTTTGGATCTACAGGACTGCCACAGGTCTATTGGACCATGA